The Oreochromis niloticus isolate F11D_XX linkage group LG15, O_niloticus_UMD_NMBU, whole genome shotgun sequence genome includes a region encoding these proteins:
- the LOC100697323 gene encoding mitogen-activated protein kinase-binding protein 1 isoform X1 — MPGDGFTIKSRIRKLLHSPSTGKKNCKENLTNKVTLEKVLGITSSGNSALACDPRSGLVAYPAGCVVVLLNPKKNRQHHIINTSRKTITALSFSPDGKHLVTGESGHLPAVRVWDVAERKQVAELQKHKYGVSCVAFSPNGKYIVSVGNQHDMMVNVWAWKKDVIVAANKVSSKVKGVSFSENSSYFVTVGNRHVKFWYLDHCKANKASAPVPLLGRSGLLGELRNNFFCDVACGRGSKSDSTFCITSSGLLCEFNSKRMLDKWVDLRTGLAQSLCLSEDMIFCGCADGTVRAFRLADLHFVCTLPRPHPLGSDVSSMTEASHLFNATVDARYPDTVAVTYDPVSCRLSCVYNDHSLYVWDVRDVQRVGKVHSALFHPACVWDLEVFPDVPEEVASGLSSGAFLTCSADNTVRVWRMDDWTQTHSPNILSQDLLNIIYIDGNASTLLDPECVASANSEVKSGDGQTAEIRTGIRTICVSPDGKHLASGDRNGMLRVHDLSSMEEILKVEAHDAEILSLEYSKPETGLKLLATASRDRLIHVLDAEDDYSLVQTLDEHSSSITAVRFAANDNKVRMISCGADKSIYFRTAHKTDRGTEFRRSHHMVRKTTLYDMDVDATCKYAAVGCQDRCIRIFNISSGKQKKLYKGSLSEDGSLLRVQIDPSGQYVATSCSDKNISIFDFYTGECVATMFGHSEIVTGIKFTSDCRHLISVSGDSCIFVWRLSPELTITMRERLHQLRENPNTPPSKTSSLRREVYSAPALGGLSSDSDREHEEDDRAANDDANDPEDNATHSSSASSHEEEDTGGSDEGQDWELTKHGVVSQVTPESSKRPRRRWSHRMGSLEVMVKSMLDMRQLETFAQKKNPSCPPHDRERQSSLGLQEPVMGERPRRHRPWPDADWLSSHTSRDTKGTDVLYPEEKEDDTSPLDSDYCRMQGQGIRSESQDSRSPDSACSLDYDSRESSPDHILNDPAEAEYLSQDSSDEENDEKEEDEERREGVTSMDEALRTITDTGGCDRADFLKQNFETLSEGCTTAEQSRVPRLSMSSRFLARGHNNRDVRLFAKANGKEQGGCSIKPPVSKVRPLMEDGVSGNAENKSPVSPGKAQGPNRAPERSSPPALRPQKKTTTGSHLWRFSNPPPKASLLPDRTACMQKSRSAQDLATRSLPSPMPSSDQRELHKRPQQLFLNEPSPRPSSCFSSHSSGSPQSSQSPLPWESPKLKPQHSYMNPTASSVAKSRSSSFGDAVHIVTPPGSPLFSKRRTSSVEMETEPPVFASFPVLIFPSSTPSKSSLPLSNSPSSTPPHPTASQNVPPSRIPLPKQPLSPRRSLCLEVKPSSSWSGGISRASTPTTDPGCHHRATPLNKQALGRHLSLSLDSSLSCSMPVKQKRDSVSESAKEPGQVAVAKECPLVPEQAHTSSPQPDRSVTLETCRQVVTDLHSSLRKTVTLYTTVLQHSQQTSEDQHEMRSILSKALLTVKDELDSLPHPSSPQCEGPPGANGDGEKALALLEQYAELLVKSVEKRLDTKT; from the exons ATGCCGGGCGATGGATTCACCATTAAAAGTCGCATTAGGAAGTTGCTGCATTCTCCATCCACCGGAAAGAAGAACTGCAAAGAAAATCTCACCAACAAG GTGACTCTAGAGAAAGTGCTGGGCATCACCTCTTCAGGAAACAGCGCTCTGGCCTGCGACCCTCGATCCGGACTTGTGGCCTATCCTGCAGG GTGTGTGGTAGTCTTACTGAACCCCAAGAAGAACAGGCAGCACCACATTATCAACACTTCAAG GAAAACCATCACAGCTCTGTCTTTTTCCCCTGACGGCAAACACTTGGTGACAGGAGAG AGTGGTCACCTGCCAGCGGTGAGAGTATGGGACGTAGCAGAGCGGAAGCAAGTGGCCGAGCTCCAGAAGCACAAGTACGGTGTCTCCTGTGTGGCTTTCTCCCCCAATGGCAAATACATAGTCAGTGTAGGAAATCAACATGACATGATGGTCAACGTCTGGGCGTGGAAG AAAGATGTAATAGTGGCCGCTAACAAGGTGTCCAGTAAGGTGAAAGGTGTGTCTTTCTCCGAGAACAGCTCCTACTTTGTCACAGTGGGGAACAGGCATGTCAAGTTCTGGTATCTGGACCACTGCAAGGCCAACAAG GCCAGCGCTCCTGTGCCTCTGCTGGGCCGCTCCGGGCTGCTGGGAGAGCTGAGGAACAATTTCTTCTGTGATGTAGCTTGTGGACGTGGCTCTAAATCAGACTCCACTTTCTGCATTACTTCCTCTGGGCTGCTGTGTGAGTTTAACAGCAAGAGGATGCTGGACAAGTGGGTGGACCTTCGG ACCGGGCTGGCTCAGTCGCTCTGTCTCTCTGAAGATATGATCTTCTGCGGCTGTGCCGATGGAACGGTGCGAGCCTTCAGACTGGCTGACTTGCACTTTGTGTGCACGCTGCCGCGGCCGCACCCCCTCGGCTCTGACGTCTCCTCCATGACTGAGGCCAG TCATCTGTTCAACGCCACAGTGGATGCCCGTTACCCAGACACCGTTGCCGTTACCTATGACCCCGTCAGCTGCCGGCTCAGCTGTGTATATAATGACCACAGCCTGTATGTGTGGGACGTGAGAGATGTGCAGCGGGTGGGGAAGGTGCACTCTGCCCTCTTTCATCCCGCCTGTGTCTGGGACCTGGAG GTGTTTCCAGATGTTCCAGAAGAAGTGGCTTCTGGTTTGTCATCAGGCGCATTCCTCACTTGTTCAGCTGATAACACCGTGAGAGTGTGGCGCATGGACGACTGGACACAAACCCATTCTCCAAACATCCTGAGCCAA GATCTTTTGAATATAATCTACATCGATGGGAACGCCAGCACCTTGCTGGATCCAGAGTGCGTAGCAAGTGCGAATTCAGAGGTCAAGTCGGGGGATGGACAGACAGCGGAAATCAGGACGGGCATCAGGACCATCTGTGTCAGCCCAGACGGCAAACACCTGGCATCTGGAGATCGCAACGGCATGCTGAG GGTTCATGACCTCAgcagcatggaggagattctGAAGGTGGAAGCCCATGATGCCGAGATCCTCAGCCTCGAATACAGTAAACCAGAAAcag GTCTGAAGCTGCTGGCCACAGCCAGCAGGGATCGTCTGATCCACGTCTTGGATGCAGAAGACGACTACAGTCTGGTGCAAACACTCGACGAACACTCTTCATCCATAACAGCCGTCCGCTTTGCTG cCAATGACAACAAGGTGAGAATGATCAGCTGTGGGGCAGACAAGAGCATCTACTTCCGCACGGCACACAAG ACCGACAGAGGAACAGAGTTCAGGCGATCCCACCACATGGTGAGGAAGACCACGCTTTACGACATGGACGTAGACGCCACCTGCAAGTACGCCGCTGTTGGCTGTCAGGACCGCTGCATCAG GATTTTCAACATCAGCAGCGGCAAACAGAAAAAACTCTACAAAGGATCTTTGAGTGAAGATGGAAGTCTGCTCAGG GTTCAGATCGATCCCTCTGGTCAATACGTGGCCACCAGCTGCTCCGATAAAAACATCAGCATCTTTGACTTCTACACAGGGGAGTGTGTGGCCACTATGTTTGGACATTCTG AAATCGTCACTGGGATTAAGTTTACCAGCGATTGCCGGCATTTGATTTCTGTGTCGGGAGATAG CTGCATCTTTGTGTGGAGGCTGTCCCCGGAGCTGACAATCACCATGAGAGAGAGGCTGCACCAGCtcagagaaaacccaaacacACCACCCAGCAAAACCTCCAGTCTCAG GCGTGAGGTGTACAGCGCTCCCGCTCTGGGGGGTCTGTCCTCTGACAGCGACCGTGAACACGAGGAGGACGACAGAGCGGCGAACGACGACGCCAATGACCCCGAAGACAACGCGACCCATTCTTCTTCCGCCAGCAGCCACGAAGAGGAGGACACAG GAGGCTCAGATGAAGGACAGGACTGGGAGCTGACAAAG CATGGAGTCGTCAGCCAAGTCACCCCTGAGTCCTCAAAGCGTCCCCGGAGGCGTTGGTCTCATCGTATGGGCTCATTGGAAGTGATGGTTAAATCCATGCTGGACATGAGGCAACTGGAAACCTTTGCTCAGAAGAAAAACCCCAGCTGCCCCCCACatgacagagagaggcagagctCGCTCGGCCTCCAAGAGCCTGTG ATGGGAGAGAGACCCAGGAGACATCGACCCTGGCCGGACGCCGACTGGCTGTCCTCGCACACTTCCAGGGACACCAAGGGGACAGATGTGCTCTATCctgaggaaaaggaggacgaCACAAGTCCTCTGGACAG CGATTACTGCAGGATGCAAGGACAAGGGATCCGTAGCGAGAGCCAGGACAGCCGCAGCCCAGACAGCGCTTGCTCTTTGGATTATGACAGCAGAGAGTCCAGCCCAGATCATATTTTGAATG ATCCTGCAGAGGCAGAGTATCTGAGTCAGGACAGCTCGGATGAGGAGAACGACGAAaaggaggaggacgaggagcgAAGGGAAGGGGTGACGAGCATGGACGAGGCTCTCAGGACAATAACGGACACTGGCGGGTGCGATCGAGCGGATTTCCTCAAGCAGAACTTTGAGACACTGTCGGAGGGCTGCACTACAG CTGAGCAGAGCAGAGTCCCGAGGCTCAGTATGTCTTCACGCTTCCTGGCCAGAGGACATAATAACCG AGACGTGCGTCTGTTTGCCAAAGCGAATGGGAAGGAACAAGGCGGCTGCTCTATTAAGCCCCCGGTGTCAAAAGTGCGGCCCTTGATGGAAGATGGCGTAAGCGGGAACGCAGAAAATAAGAGTCCCGTGTCCCCTGGAAAAGCTCAAGGGCCAAA CAGGGCTCCGGAGAGAAGCAGTCCTCCTGCACTTAGACCCCAGAAGAAGACGACCACAGGGTCCCACCTCTGGAGGTTTTCTAATCCTCCCCCCAAAGCTTCGCTGCTGCCGGACAGGACGGCGTGCATGCAGAAATCGCGCTCTGCCCAGGACTTGGCCACGCGCT CTCTTCCCTCCCCTATGCCCTCTAGTGACCAGAGGGAGTTGCACAAGAGACCTCAGCAGCTTTTCCTCAATGAACCCTCTCCCAGACCTTCCTCGTGCTTTTCTTCACACTCCTCTGGGTCCCCACAGTCATCCCAGTCCCCACTTCCGTGGGAGAGCCCTAAACTCAAGCCCCAGCACTCTTACATGAACCCCACTGCTAGCTCCGTGGCAAAAAGCCGGTCCTCCTCTTTTGGAGATGCCGTCCATATAGTGACCCCGCCAGGCTCCCCCTTGTTCTCCAAGAGGAGGACGTCGTCTGTGGAGATGGAAACTGAACCTCCCGTGTTCGCCTCATTTCCTGTCCTGATTTTCCCATCCTCCACGCCGTCAAAATCATCCCTTCCACTATCAAACAGTCCCTCCTCGACTCCACCTCATCCTACAGCCAGCCAGAACGTCCCTCCTTCTCGCATCCCACTTCCTAAGCAGCCGCTCAGCCCTCGGCGCAGCCTGTGCCTGGAGGTGAAGCCAAGCTCAAGTTGGTCTGGAGGCATCAGCAGGGCTTCTACTCCTACAACAGACCCCGGATGTCACCATAGAGCTACTCCCCTAAACAAACAAG CATTAGGCAGGCACCTGTCTCTAAGTTTGGATTCCTCTTTGTCATGTTCCATGCCTGTGAAGCAGAAAAGGGACTCGGTTTCTGAGAG TGCCAAGGAGCCAGGTCAGGTGGCTGTAGCTAAAGAGTGCCCTCTGGTGCCTGAACAGGCCCACACATCAAGCCCACAGCCAG ATCGCTCAGTCACCTTGGAAACTTGTAGGCAGGTTGTTACCGACCTTCACAGCAGTTTGCGGAAAACTGTCACGTTGTACACTACG GTACTACAGCATAGCCAACAGACCAGTGAAGATCAACATGAGATGAGGAGCATCCTGTCAAAGGCGCTGCTTACAGTTAAGGATGAGCTGGACTCACTGCCTCATCCCTCCTCACCCCAGTGTGAAGGGCCCCCGGGGGCAAACGGTGACGGAGAGAAGGCcctggctctgctggagcaGTACGCTGAGCTGCTGGTGAAGTCTGTAGAAAAGAGACTAGACACCAAGACCTGA
- the LOC100697323 gene encoding mitogen-activated protein kinase-binding protein 1 isoform X2: MPGDGFTIKSRIRKLLHSPSTGKKNCKENLTNKVTLEKVLGITSSGNSALACDPRSGLVAYPAGCVVVLLNPKKNRQHHIINTSRKTITALSFSPDGKHLVTGESGHLPAVRVWDVAERKQVAELQKHKYGVSCVAFSPNGKYIVSVGNQHDMMVNVWAWKKDVIVAANKVSSKVKGVSFSENSSYFVTVGNRHVKFWYLDHCKANKASAPVPLLGRSGLLGELRNNFFCDVACGRGSKSDSTFCITSSGLLCEFNSKRMLDKWVDLRTGLAQSLCLSEDMIFCGCADGTVRAFRLADLHFVCTLPRPHPLGSDVSSMTEASHLFNATVDARYPDTVAVTYDPVSCRLSCVYNDHSLYVWDVRDVQRVGKVHSALFHPACVWDLEVFPDVPEEVASGLSSGAFLTCSADNTVRVWRMDDWTQTHSPNILSQDLLNIIYIDGNASTLLDPECVASANSEVKSGDGQTAEIRTGIRTICVSPDGKHLASGDRNGMLRVHDLSSMEEILKVEAHDAEILSLEYSKPETGLKLLATASRDRLIHVLDAEDDYSLVQTLDEHSSSITAVRFAANDNKVRMISCGADKSIYFRTAHKTDRGTEFRRSHHMVRKTTLYDMDVDATCKYAAVGCQDRCIRIFNISSGKQKKLYKGSLSEDGSLLRVQIDPSGQYVATSCSDKNISIFDFYTGECVATMFGHSEIVTGIKFTSDCRHLISVSGDSCIFVWRLSPELTITMRERLHQLRENPNTPPSKTSSLRREVYSAPALGGLSSDSDREHEEDDRAANDDANDPEDNATHSSSASSHEEEDTGGSDEGQDWELTKHGVVSQVTPESSKRPRRRWSHRMGSLEVMVKSMLDMRQLETFAQKKNPSCPPHDRERQSSLGLQEPVMGERPRRHRPWPDADWLSSHTSRDTKGTDVLYPEEKEDDTSPLDSDYCRMQGQGIRSESQDSRSPDSACSLDYDSRESSPDHILNDPAEAEYLSQDSSDEENDEKEEDEERREGVTSMDEALRTITDTGGCDRADFLKQNFETLSEGCTTAEQSRVPRLSMSSRFLARGHNNRDVRLFAKANGKEQGGCSIKPPVSKVRPLMEDGVSGNAENKSPVSPGKAQGPKAPERSSPPALRPQKKTTTGSHLWRFSNPPPKASLLPDRTACMQKSRSAQDLATRSLPSPMPSSDQRELHKRPQQLFLNEPSPRPSSCFSSHSSGSPQSSQSPLPWESPKLKPQHSYMNPTASSVAKSRSSSFGDAVHIVTPPGSPLFSKRRTSSVEMETEPPVFASFPVLIFPSSTPSKSSLPLSNSPSSTPPHPTASQNVPPSRIPLPKQPLSPRRSLCLEVKPSSSWSGGISRASTPTTDPGCHHRATPLNKQALGRHLSLSLDSSLSCSMPVKQKRDSVSESAKEPGQVAVAKECPLVPEQAHTSSPQPDRSVTLETCRQVVTDLHSSLRKTVTLYTTVLQHSQQTSEDQHEMRSILSKALLTVKDELDSLPHPSSPQCEGPPGANGDGEKALALLEQYAELLVKSVEKRLDTKT; the protein is encoded by the exons ATGCCGGGCGATGGATTCACCATTAAAAGTCGCATTAGGAAGTTGCTGCATTCTCCATCCACCGGAAAGAAGAACTGCAAAGAAAATCTCACCAACAAG GTGACTCTAGAGAAAGTGCTGGGCATCACCTCTTCAGGAAACAGCGCTCTGGCCTGCGACCCTCGATCCGGACTTGTGGCCTATCCTGCAGG GTGTGTGGTAGTCTTACTGAACCCCAAGAAGAACAGGCAGCACCACATTATCAACACTTCAAG GAAAACCATCACAGCTCTGTCTTTTTCCCCTGACGGCAAACACTTGGTGACAGGAGAG AGTGGTCACCTGCCAGCGGTGAGAGTATGGGACGTAGCAGAGCGGAAGCAAGTGGCCGAGCTCCAGAAGCACAAGTACGGTGTCTCCTGTGTGGCTTTCTCCCCCAATGGCAAATACATAGTCAGTGTAGGAAATCAACATGACATGATGGTCAACGTCTGGGCGTGGAAG AAAGATGTAATAGTGGCCGCTAACAAGGTGTCCAGTAAGGTGAAAGGTGTGTCTTTCTCCGAGAACAGCTCCTACTTTGTCACAGTGGGGAACAGGCATGTCAAGTTCTGGTATCTGGACCACTGCAAGGCCAACAAG GCCAGCGCTCCTGTGCCTCTGCTGGGCCGCTCCGGGCTGCTGGGAGAGCTGAGGAACAATTTCTTCTGTGATGTAGCTTGTGGACGTGGCTCTAAATCAGACTCCACTTTCTGCATTACTTCCTCTGGGCTGCTGTGTGAGTTTAACAGCAAGAGGATGCTGGACAAGTGGGTGGACCTTCGG ACCGGGCTGGCTCAGTCGCTCTGTCTCTCTGAAGATATGATCTTCTGCGGCTGTGCCGATGGAACGGTGCGAGCCTTCAGACTGGCTGACTTGCACTTTGTGTGCACGCTGCCGCGGCCGCACCCCCTCGGCTCTGACGTCTCCTCCATGACTGAGGCCAG TCATCTGTTCAACGCCACAGTGGATGCCCGTTACCCAGACACCGTTGCCGTTACCTATGACCCCGTCAGCTGCCGGCTCAGCTGTGTATATAATGACCACAGCCTGTATGTGTGGGACGTGAGAGATGTGCAGCGGGTGGGGAAGGTGCACTCTGCCCTCTTTCATCCCGCCTGTGTCTGGGACCTGGAG GTGTTTCCAGATGTTCCAGAAGAAGTGGCTTCTGGTTTGTCATCAGGCGCATTCCTCACTTGTTCAGCTGATAACACCGTGAGAGTGTGGCGCATGGACGACTGGACACAAACCCATTCTCCAAACATCCTGAGCCAA GATCTTTTGAATATAATCTACATCGATGGGAACGCCAGCACCTTGCTGGATCCAGAGTGCGTAGCAAGTGCGAATTCAGAGGTCAAGTCGGGGGATGGACAGACAGCGGAAATCAGGACGGGCATCAGGACCATCTGTGTCAGCCCAGACGGCAAACACCTGGCATCTGGAGATCGCAACGGCATGCTGAG GGTTCATGACCTCAgcagcatggaggagattctGAAGGTGGAAGCCCATGATGCCGAGATCCTCAGCCTCGAATACAGTAAACCAGAAAcag GTCTGAAGCTGCTGGCCACAGCCAGCAGGGATCGTCTGATCCACGTCTTGGATGCAGAAGACGACTACAGTCTGGTGCAAACACTCGACGAACACTCTTCATCCATAACAGCCGTCCGCTTTGCTG cCAATGACAACAAGGTGAGAATGATCAGCTGTGGGGCAGACAAGAGCATCTACTTCCGCACGGCACACAAG ACCGACAGAGGAACAGAGTTCAGGCGATCCCACCACATGGTGAGGAAGACCACGCTTTACGACATGGACGTAGACGCCACCTGCAAGTACGCCGCTGTTGGCTGTCAGGACCGCTGCATCAG GATTTTCAACATCAGCAGCGGCAAACAGAAAAAACTCTACAAAGGATCTTTGAGTGAAGATGGAAGTCTGCTCAGG GTTCAGATCGATCCCTCTGGTCAATACGTGGCCACCAGCTGCTCCGATAAAAACATCAGCATCTTTGACTTCTACACAGGGGAGTGTGTGGCCACTATGTTTGGACATTCTG AAATCGTCACTGGGATTAAGTTTACCAGCGATTGCCGGCATTTGATTTCTGTGTCGGGAGATAG CTGCATCTTTGTGTGGAGGCTGTCCCCGGAGCTGACAATCACCATGAGAGAGAGGCTGCACCAGCtcagagaaaacccaaacacACCACCCAGCAAAACCTCCAGTCTCAG GCGTGAGGTGTACAGCGCTCCCGCTCTGGGGGGTCTGTCCTCTGACAGCGACCGTGAACACGAGGAGGACGACAGAGCGGCGAACGACGACGCCAATGACCCCGAAGACAACGCGACCCATTCTTCTTCCGCCAGCAGCCACGAAGAGGAGGACACAG GAGGCTCAGATGAAGGACAGGACTGGGAGCTGACAAAG CATGGAGTCGTCAGCCAAGTCACCCCTGAGTCCTCAAAGCGTCCCCGGAGGCGTTGGTCTCATCGTATGGGCTCATTGGAAGTGATGGTTAAATCCATGCTGGACATGAGGCAACTGGAAACCTTTGCTCAGAAGAAAAACCCCAGCTGCCCCCCACatgacagagagaggcagagctCGCTCGGCCTCCAAGAGCCTGTG ATGGGAGAGAGACCCAGGAGACATCGACCCTGGCCGGACGCCGACTGGCTGTCCTCGCACACTTCCAGGGACACCAAGGGGACAGATGTGCTCTATCctgaggaaaaggaggacgaCACAAGTCCTCTGGACAG CGATTACTGCAGGATGCAAGGACAAGGGATCCGTAGCGAGAGCCAGGACAGCCGCAGCCCAGACAGCGCTTGCTCTTTGGATTATGACAGCAGAGAGTCCAGCCCAGATCATATTTTGAATG ATCCTGCAGAGGCAGAGTATCTGAGTCAGGACAGCTCGGATGAGGAGAACGACGAAaaggaggaggacgaggagcgAAGGGAAGGGGTGACGAGCATGGACGAGGCTCTCAGGACAATAACGGACACTGGCGGGTGCGATCGAGCGGATTTCCTCAAGCAGAACTTTGAGACACTGTCGGAGGGCTGCACTACAG CTGAGCAGAGCAGAGTCCCGAGGCTCAGTATGTCTTCACGCTTCCTGGCCAGAGGACATAATAACCG AGACGTGCGTCTGTTTGCCAAAGCGAATGGGAAGGAACAAGGCGGCTGCTCTATTAAGCCCCCGGTGTCAAAAGTGCGGCCCTTGATGGAAGATGGCGTAAGCGGGAACGCAGAAAATAAGAGTCCCGTGTCCCCTGGAAAAGCTCAAGGGCCAAA GGCTCCGGAGAGAAGCAGTCCTCCTGCACTTAGACCCCAGAAGAAGACGACCACAGGGTCCCACCTCTGGAGGTTTTCTAATCCTCCCCCCAAAGCTTCGCTGCTGCCGGACAGGACGGCGTGCATGCAGAAATCGCGCTCTGCCCAGGACTTGGCCACGCGCT CTCTTCCCTCCCCTATGCCCTCTAGTGACCAGAGGGAGTTGCACAAGAGACCTCAGCAGCTTTTCCTCAATGAACCCTCTCCCAGACCTTCCTCGTGCTTTTCTTCACACTCCTCTGGGTCCCCACAGTCATCCCAGTCCCCACTTCCGTGGGAGAGCCCTAAACTCAAGCCCCAGCACTCTTACATGAACCCCACTGCTAGCTCCGTGGCAAAAAGCCGGTCCTCCTCTTTTGGAGATGCCGTCCATATAGTGACCCCGCCAGGCTCCCCCTTGTTCTCCAAGAGGAGGACGTCGTCTGTGGAGATGGAAACTGAACCTCCCGTGTTCGCCTCATTTCCTGTCCTGATTTTCCCATCCTCCACGCCGTCAAAATCATCCCTTCCACTATCAAACAGTCCCTCCTCGACTCCACCTCATCCTACAGCCAGCCAGAACGTCCCTCCTTCTCGCATCCCACTTCCTAAGCAGCCGCTCAGCCCTCGGCGCAGCCTGTGCCTGGAGGTGAAGCCAAGCTCAAGTTGGTCTGGAGGCATCAGCAGGGCTTCTACTCCTACAACAGACCCCGGATGTCACCATAGAGCTACTCCCCTAAACAAACAAG CATTAGGCAGGCACCTGTCTCTAAGTTTGGATTCCTCTTTGTCATGTTCCATGCCTGTGAAGCAGAAAAGGGACTCGGTTTCTGAGAG TGCCAAGGAGCCAGGTCAGGTGGCTGTAGCTAAAGAGTGCCCTCTGGTGCCTGAACAGGCCCACACATCAAGCCCACAGCCAG ATCGCTCAGTCACCTTGGAAACTTGTAGGCAGGTTGTTACCGACCTTCACAGCAGTTTGCGGAAAACTGTCACGTTGTACACTACG GTACTACAGCATAGCCAACAGACCAGTGAAGATCAACATGAGATGAGGAGCATCCTGTCAAAGGCGCTGCTTACAGTTAAGGATGAGCTGGACTCACTGCCTCATCCCTCCTCACCCCAGTGTGAAGGGCCCCCGGGGGCAAACGGTGACGGAGAGAAGGCcctggctctgctggagcaGTACGCTGAGCTGCTGGTGAAGTCTGTAGAAAAGAGACTAGACACCAAGACCTGA